The following proteins are co-located in the Candidatus Endomicrobium procryptotermitis genome:
- a CDS encoding OmpA family protein — MDAPFVVEYDKTPPEVALKVTPDIIYPESNQKAIIEPWVSDYSGIDTWKVTLKNTNGEIVKTYSGDREPPYELEWNGKEESTRKDLPDGPYYAILEAVDNYGNRAETEPLRIIVASTPKEAEIKETERGLIITLGAKVLFDFDKFNLKRGARQTVKEVADLLKMYPDNKISVEGHTDWKGSVSYNQKLSENRAKSVRDFLVKEGVDSSRIKMVGYGKLRPVASNETAKGRDQNRRVEIIILKDDDSSVNLSEENIETER, encoded by the coding sequence ATGGACGCTCCTTTTGTGGTTGAATATGATAAAACGCCTCCTGAAGTTGCTCTTAAAGTCACTCCGGATATTATCTATCCTGAAAGCAATCAAAAAGCTATAATTGAACCTTGGGTATCGGATTATTCCGGAATTGATACGTGGAAAGTAACTTTAAAGAATACAAACGGAGAAATAGTAAAAACTTATTCCGGAGACAGAGAGCCCCCTTATGAGCTTGAATGGAACGGAAAAGAAGAAAGTACGCGTAAAGATCTTCCAGACGGACCTTATTATGCCATTCTTGAAGCTGTAGACAATTATGGAAATCGTGCGGAAACCGAACCGTTAAGAATAATAGTAGCTTCAACGCCAAAAGAAGCGGAAATAAAAGAAACCGAAAGAGGACTCATAATAACGTTAGGTGCAAAAGTGTTGTTTGATTTTGATAAATTTAATCTCAAGAGAGGTGCAAGGCAGACAGTGAAAGAAGTTGCAGATCTTCTCAAAATGTATCCTGACAATAAAATATCCGTTGAGGGTCATACTGACTGGAAAGGATCTGTTTCATACAATCAGAAGCTTTCTGAAAACCGCGCAAAATCAGTTAGGGATTTCTTAGTGAAAGAAGGAGTTGATTCAAGCAGAATCAAGATGGTGGGATACGGTAAATTGAGACCTGTAGCTTCAAATGAAACTGCAAAAGGAAGAGATCAAAACAGAAGAGTTGAAATCATAATATTGAAAGATGACGATTCAAGTGTAAATCTTTCAGAAGAAAATATAGAAACAGAGCGGTAA
- a CDS encoding DUF5683 domain-containing protein has translation MKKIILLTIIAVLIINSAAYAGNIKLDFSKAKPVNAFVRSALMPGWGQGWNNQPVKAWVTFGVFAVSAAGAFYFNSQAFHKYEKHEISGKYYDEYESNYTTSQILTFVAIGTWLYSIVDAYFVSKHQIDLLPPVTSYLNFYYDDKNDAYYLIYSKRFDI, from the coding sequence ATGAAAAAAATAATACTTTTGACAATTATTGCAGTTTTGATTATTAATTCTGCTGCTTATGCGGGAAACATCAAATTAGATTTTTCCAAAGCTAAGCCTGTAAATGCTTTTGTGCGTTCAGCGTTAATGCCAGGCTGGGGGCAGGGATGGAATAATCAGCCCGTAAAAGCGTGGGTTACTTTTGGAGTTTTTGCAGTTTCAGCTGCAGGAGCGTTTTATTTTAATTCTCAGGCCTTCCATAAATATGAAAAGCATGAAATCAGCGGTAAATATTATGACGAATATGAAAGTAATTATACGACTTCTCAGATTTTAACTTTTGTCGCTATCGGAACATGGCTTTATTCGATTGTCGACGCGTATTTCGTAAGCAAACATCAGATAGATTTGCTGCCTCCAGTTACGTCGTATTTAAATTTTTATTATGATGATAAAAATGACGCCTATTATTTGATATATTCTAAAAGGTTTGATATTTGA
- a CDS encoding SAM-dependent methyltransferase, with protein sequence MSKIKEDISMSYWKNEDDVDDYVKRCFDKLGKRKNIDYTQKSSMSYYMKEALKSSAKTKQKSNFGVPDFQIEKFKQNNTILPVIIENKFHLNRLIFKPNKDIKQDDKSISAYAVNGALYYAKNMIASGKYREVIAIGCAGDNAANVQIKVYYVYGSSEGAYKEMSNYISFDFLENQKTFNDFYKNATITEEDKHKILINSREKLQKYAKELNKLMHNHSITAPQRVLYVSGMLLSMQSLFGKDNELLKTGLIPDDLKDLQTNSGRDGVIIVNQIENYLESRDVPQDKRGLMLSEFNEIKKAPLRDKTTERDKLVEKLLNKESSVNKQIFTYIYENIYKSIDGMAGHLDIMGEMYSEFLKYALGDGKELGIVLTPPYVTKMMAQILGVDKDSKVMDLATGSAGFLISAMQIMIEQIEKEYGKGSTKANNKIEKIKKEQLLGVELNIQMFTLASTNMILRGDGSSNIKAADSFKEPPKLYRDFRADKLLLNPPFTFEENGMPFLKFGLENMKIGGKAAIIIQDSAGNGKAIKSNKEILRHNQLIASIKMPVDLFVPMAGVQTSIYIVEHTGKPHDESKQVKFIDFRNDGYKRTERGIIESDNPVQRYQDIVQIFKNGKTAKVKAAWNLEKQFVMEEIDDSGVGWNFDQHQKIDTKPTEADFMKVVSDYLAWEVKQVLTADNS encoded by the coding sequence ATGTCTAAAATAAAAGAAGATATATCAATGTCATACTGGAAAAATGAAGACGATGTTGACGATTATGTAAAAAGATGCTTTGACAAATTGGGCAAAAGAAAAAACATTGACTATACTCAAAAGTCGTCAATGTCCTACTATATGAAAGAAGCACTTAAAAGTTCTGCAAAAACCAAACAGAAATCAAATTTCGGCGTGCCTGATTTTCAAATTGAAAAATTCAAACAAAACAACACAATTTTACCTGTGATAATTGAAAATAAATTTCATTTAAACAGACTCATATTTAAGCCTAATAAAGATATAAAACAAGATGATAAGTCAATCAGCGCTTATGCCGTCAACGGAGCTTTATATTACGCTAAAAATATGATTGCAAGCGGCAAATATCGCGAAGTTATCGCCATAGGCTGCGCCGGCGACAATGCCGCAAACGTTCAAATCAAAGTTTATTATGTCTACGGCTCTTCGGAAGGCGCCTATAAAGAAATGTCAAATTATATATCTTTTGACTTTTTGGAAAACCAAAAAACCTTTAATGATTTTTATAAAAACGCCACTATTACCGAAGAAGATAAGCATAAAATTTTAATTAACAGCCGTGAAAAACTTCAAAAATACGCCAAAGAATTAAATAAATTAATGCATAATCACTCAATCACTGCTCCGCAAAGGGTTTTATATGTTTCAGGCATGCTTCTTTCAATGCAAAGTTTATTTGGCAAGGATAATGAGCTTCTCAAAACAGGGCTTATCCCTGACGATTTAAAAGACTTGCAAACGAATTCAGGCAGAGACGGCGTGATAATAGTAAATCAAATAGAAAATTATTTAGAATCCAGAGATGTGCCGCAAGATAAACGCGGCTTAATGCTTTCTGAATTTAATGAAATCAAAAAAGCTCCGCTGCGCGATAAAACGACCGAGCGTGACAAATTAGTTGAAAAACTACTCAATAAAGAATCCAGCGTCAATAAGCAGATTTTTACTTATATTTACGAAAATATTTATAAATCCATAGACGGCATGGCAGGACATCTTGATATTATGGGCGAAATGTACAGCGAGTTTTTAAAGTATGCTCTCGGCGATGGGAAAGAATTAGGAATTGTTTTAACGCCGCCGTATGTTACAAAAATGATGGCTCAAATTTTAGGTGTTGACAAAGATTCTAAAGTTATGGATCTAGCCACAGGCTCGGCAGGTTTTTTAATTTCGGCAATGCAAATAATGATTGAGCAGATAGAAAAAGAATATGGCAAAGGTTCTACAAAGGCAAATAACAAAATAGAAAAAATTAAAAAAGAACAGCTTTTAGGAGTTGAATTAAATATCCAAATGTTTACGCTGGCTTCAACAAATATGATTTTAAGAGGCGACGGCTCGTCAAATATCAAAGCCGCCGACTCGTTTAAAGAACCTCCTAAACTTTATCGCGATTTCAGAGCTGATAAACTGCTTTTAAATCCGCCTTTTACTTTTGAGGAAAACGGAATGCCATTTTTGAAGTTTGGCTTAGAAAATATGAAAATCGGCGGCAAAGCGGCAATTATTATTCAAGATTCTGCAGGAAACGGCAAGGCGATAAAATCAAATAAAGAAATATTAAGGCATAATCAGCTTATAGCAAGTATTAAAATGCCCGTTGATTTATTTGTGCCTATGGCCGGGGTACAGACTTCGATTTATATTGTAGAGCATACAGGAAAGCCTCACGATGAGTCAAAGCAGGTGAAATTTATAGATTTTAGAAACGACGGCTATAAAAGAACCGAGCGCGGTATTATTGAATCGGACAACCCCGTCCAAAGATATCAAGACATTGTTCAAATTTTTAAAAATGGAAAAACTGCCAAAGTCAAAGCTGCGTGGAATTTAGAAAAGCAATTCGTTATGGAAGAAATAGATGACAGCGGTGTGGGTTGGAATTTTGACCAACACCAAAAAATTGACACAAAACCGACTGAAGCCGATTTTATGAAAGTTGTAAGCGATTATTTGGCATGGGAAGTAAAGCAAGTTTTAACGGCAGATAACAGTTAA
- a CDS encoding restriction endonuclease subunit S produces MGDLFYIGRGNIQNQNQLVPDKNGISFIAQNDNSNGHVKKVKQEFNKVFPKNSIVIGRQTAVIYFQPENFITTDGVLVLMEKKQNIKNSEMGLYITVSIKKQLESFSYSNTVSSAKLNSIEILLPCTSEGSPDFEYMTQFIKIQQKLAIKSVIEWKDKQIGITKQITTDF; encoded by the coding sequence ATAGGTGATTTATTTTACATTGGCCGAGGTAATATCCAAAATCAGAATCAACTAGTACCCGATAAAAATGGTATTTCTTTTATTGCTCAAAACGATAACTCAAACGGTCATGTTAAGAAAGTCAAACAAGAATTCAATAAAGTATTCCCTAAAAACAGCATTGTCATTGGCAGACAAACTGCGGTTATTTATTTTCAACCGGAGAATTTTATAACTACTGATGGTGTTTTAGTATTAATGGAAAAAAAACAAAATATAAAAAATTCTGAAATGGGGTTATATATAACTGTCTCTATAAAAAAACAGCTTGAATCATTTAGTTATTCAAATACAGTTTCGTCGGCAAAACTTAATTCTATTGAAATATTGCTGCCTTGCACTTCAGAAGGCAGTCCAGACTTTGAATATATGACCCAATTCATAAAAATTCAACAGAAACTTGCGATAAAAAGTGTGATTGAATGGAAAGACAAACAAATTGGAATTACAAAACAAATAACGACAGATTTTTAA
- a CDS encoding ATP-binding cassette domain-containing protein: MIKIANLNKSFGSRILFDNLNLSVNEKERVGLVGRNGHGKTTLFKIILGETEYDSGSVSMPKNYKIGYLEQHINFTKQTAVEEACLALPKMEKNEQWKVEKILSGLGFSSSDMLKNPLDFSGGYKIRINLAKVLLSDANMLMLDEPNNYLDIVAIRWLSSFLRGWKGELMLITHDRNFMDSVITHCAAIHRTKIRKTYGNTQKLYEQIEKEEEIYEKTRQNQEKKRKQTEIFIRRFRAKARLAGMVQSRIKCLEKQGNMEELPEIENLDFSFSGIAFHAAKMLGVHNLGFGYTADNMLMQKLSFDILKKDRICVIGKNGKGKSTLLKLLAERIVPIEGSIKKHPDLKISYFVQSDSTNLIAQRTVFEEIMSTDSECLPQKARNIAGAMMFSGDDVSKQIKVLSGGEKSRVLLGKILVKPAHLLLLDEPTNHLDMESCESLIEAIEEFEGSVIMVTHNEELLHNIAKRLIVFDRGRVSVFEGSYRDFLNGRGWEDEGDNIKSKDDVKNKNLGREEIKKQRACLIQKKSAVLKPLEEKIIKLEKEILQKEKELQINTEKLIKASIEKDIEFLAEGPKVDKRLKAELGFLYDDFSDVTEEFEKQSEYFKIKMMKFDG; encoded by the coding sequence ATGATAAAAATTGCAAATCTCAATAAATCATTCGGAAGCAGAATTCTTTTTGACAATCTCAATCTGAGCGTCAATGAAAAAGAACGCGTCGGACTGGTTGGAAGAAATGGTCACGGAAAAACCACTTTATTTAAAATTATTCTTGGAGAAACGGAATACGATTCCGGTTCCGTAAGCATGCCTAAAAATTACAAAATAGGTTACCTGGAGCAGCATATCAATTTCACAAAACAAACGGCAGTTGAAGAAGCCTGTCTGGCATTGCCCAAAATGGAAAAAAACGAACAATGGAAAGTGGAAAAAATTCTTTCAGGGCTTGGGTTTTCCTCTTCTGATATGCTGAAAAATCCTCTTGACTTTTCCGGAGGTTATAAAATCCGCATAAATCTGGCAAAAGTTTTGTTGTCGGACGCAAATATGCTTATGCTTGACGAGCCGAATAATTATCTTGATATTGTGGCTATAAGATGGCTTTCTTCTTTTTTGCGCGGCTGGAAAGGCGAACTTATGCTTATAACGCATGACAGAAATTTTATGGACAGCGTCATAACACATTGTGCTGCGATTCACCGCACAAAAATAAGAAAAACATACGGAAACACGCAGAAACTTTATGAGCAGATAGAAAAAGAAGAAGAGATTTATGAAAAAACAAGACAGAATCAAGAGAAAAAGAGAAAACAGACAGAAATTTTTATCAGAAGGTTCAGAGCGAAAGCAAGGCTTGCGGGCATGGTGCAGTCCAGAATTAAATGTCTTGAAAAACAGGGAAATATGGAAGAGCTTCCTGAAATAGAAAATCTCGATTTTTCTTTTTCGGGAATTGCATTTCATGCGGCGAAAATGCTGGGAGTCCATAATCTTGGTTTTGGATATACTGCGGACAATATGCTGATGCAAAAACTCTCTTTTGATATTTTAAAAAAGGACAGAATATGCGTTATAGGTAAAAATGGAAAAGGTAAATCGACTCTTTTAAAACTTTTAGCTGAAAGGATTGTTCCCATCGAGGGAAGCATAAAAAAACATCCCGATTTAAAAATATCTTATTTTGTGCAGTCGGACAGCACAAATCTTATCGCACAAAGAACGGTTTTCGAAGAAATTATGAGTACTGACAGCGAATGCCTGCCTCAAAAAGCAAGAAATATTGCGGGCGCGATGATGTTTAGCGGCGATGATGTATCAAAACAAATCAAAGTTTTAAGCGGAGGGGAAAAAAGCCGTGTTTTACTTGGAAAAATACTTGTCAAGCCTGCCCATCTGCTTCTTCTGGACGAGCCTACAAATCATCTCGATATGGAATCATGCGAAAGTCTTATTGAAGCCATTGAAGAGTTTGAAGGTTCGGTTATAATGGTTACACATAATGAAGAGCTTCTCCACAATATAGCCAAAAGGCTTATAGTTTTTGACAGAGGCAGAGTAAGCGTTTTTGAAGGCTCTTATAGGGATTTTTTAAACGGCAGAGGATGGGAAGATGAAGGCGATAACATAAAGTCAAAAGACGATGTAAAAAATAAAAATTTGGGCAGAGAAGAAATCAAAAAGCAGAGAGCATGTCTTATTCAGAAAAAGTCCGCAGTTTTAAAACCTCTTGAAGAAAAAATTATAAAACTTGAAAAAGAAATATTACAGAAAGAAAAAGAACTGCAAATAAATACAGAAAAACTTATCAAGGCTTCGATTGAAAAAGACATAGAATTTCTTGCCGAAGGTCCAAAAGTGGATAAACGATTAAAAGCTGAACTTGGCTTTTTATATGATGATTTTTCCGATGTAACCGAAGAGTTTGAAAAACAATCGGAATACTTTAAAATTAAAATGATGAAATTTGACGGATAA
- the serA gene encoding phosphoglycerate dehydrogenase, with translation MYKILKTYKSDEGLEALISNKEFEIVTKDKPSSDKYKTLKEEFDTVDEDLKNFIKDIDCLLIRSEVKVSEAFIKAAPKLKFIGRAGTGVDNVDKDAATQKGVIVANVPGGNTISVAEHTVGLILSMARSLPDAVISMKNKKWEKKKFMGNEIFGKTLGLIGLGRIGTEVAKRLLSFGMKVVAYDPFANTEIAKANGIDLIALDEVFAKSDYLSIHSPLTDDTKGMINAANISKMKDGVRIVNCARGAIINDKDLSEAVKSGKVAGAALDVFIKEPPEEWTLIETENVIATPHLAASTEEAQVKIAQEMSEVIIDFFTKGLIRNAVNVPTVDWETYKKMKPYIELASKIGSFQGQIAEGGIINVEISYFGNIAAFNINPLTVAYLEGLLSHILDIKVNSVNVSLIAKERGIKIKQIINRDIDDYVGSINAKLKTDKGEFLMSGTLFGDTNPRIVNINGLIVDIVPSAGKILIINDDKPGVVGRVGAALGDNNVNIAGMNVGRKVVGGEALTVIEVDSAISNDVIDKIAKIKGVKKAKYIAL, from the coding sequence ATGTATAAAATTTTAAAGACTTATAAAAGTGATGAAGGGCTTGAGGCATTGATATCGAACAAAGAGTTTGAAATAGTTACAAAGGACAAGCCTTCCTCCGATAAGTACAAAACGCTTAAGGAAGAATTTGATACAGTTGATGAAGATTTAAAAAATTTTATAAAGGATATAGACTGTCTTTTAATACGTTCTGAAGTCAAGGTTTCTGAAGCTTTTATAAAGGCCGCACCAAAACTTAAATTTATCGGCAGAGCCGGCACCGGCGTTGACAATGTTGACAAAGATGCAGCGACCCAAAAAGGAGTTATCGTAGCAAATGTACCCGGCGGAAATACGATTTCTGTAGCCGAGCATACTGTAGGACTGATACTTTCCATGGCTAGAAGCCTTCCTGATGCCGTCATTTCAATGAAAAACAAAAAGTGGGAAAAAAAGAAATTTATGGGAAATGAAATATTCGGAAAAACTCTTGGACTTATCGGACTTGGGAGAATAGGCACTGAAGTCGCAAAAAGGCTGTTGTCTTTTGGAATGAAAGTTGTGGCTTACGATCCGTTTGCAAATACCGAAATTGCCAAAGCCAACGGTATAGATTTAATAGCTCTTGACGAAGTTTTTGCAAAGTCCGACTATCTTTCTATACATTCTCCACTTACGGACGATACTAAAGGAATGATAAACGCAGCCAATATATCCAAAATGAAAGACGGAGTAAGAATAGTTAACTGTGCAAGAGGTGCGATTATTAATGATAAAGATTTGTCGGAAGCCGTAAAATCCGGAAAAGTTGCGGGCGCTGCTCTGGACGTTTTTATAAAGGAACCTCCGGAAGAATGGACTTTAATTGAAACTGAAAACGTAATAGCCACTCCTCATTTAGCTGCATCAACCGAGGAAGCGCAGGTAAAAATAGCGCAGGAAATGAGCGAAGTTATAATAGATTTTTTTACTAAAGGTCTTATAAGAAATGCCGTAAACGTTCCTACGGTTGATTGGGAAACTTATAAGAAAATGAAACCTTACATAGAACTTGCTTCAAAAATCGGTTCTTTTCAGGGGCAAATTGCCGAAGGTGGAATTATAAATGTAGAGATAAGCTATTTCGGAAATATTGCAGCCTTTAATATCAATCCGCTTACAGTGGCTTATCTTGAGGGCTTGTTAAGCCATATTCTCGATATAAAAGTGAATTCCGTAAACGTTTCTCTTATAGCAAAGGAAAGAGGAATTAAAATAAAACAAATCATAAACCGCGATATAGATGATTATGTCGGTTCAATCAACGCCAAACTCAAAACTGATAAAGGCGAATTTTTGATGTCGGGAACTCTTTTTGGTGATACAAATCCAAGGATAGTAAATATTAACGGACTAATCGTTGACATTGTACCTTCTGCCGGAAAAATACTTATCATTAATGATGACAAGCCCGGTGTAGTCGGCAGAGTGGGCGCCGCGCTCGGTGACAACAATGTAAACATCGCAGGAATGAATGTAGGAAGAAAAGTTGTCGGCGGAGAAGCGCTTACTGTTATTGAAGTTGACAGCGCTATCTCAAACGATGTTATTGACAAAATTGCAAAAATAAAAGGTGTAAAAAAAGCGAAATATATAGCTTTATAA
- the miaB gene encoding tRNA (N6-isopentenyl adenosine(37)-C2)-methylthiotransferase MiaB, with product MNYLIETIGCQMNVCDSDILNSVLLSYGGTKVNTLSDADVVIINTCAVRAQAEQKAFSFLGRVDEFKKEKKRGLKIVVVGCMAERLGDKIKRRFHGIDLIIGAKDIGNAAVRILDLCGMDKNVKSEIHGEKSDIVRYVTIMCGCDNYCSYCIVPSVRGKEISFDYKNIINECRVMAGNGAKEIILLGQNVNSYRCGDVNFASLIKKVSEIDEIQRIRFMTNHPKDLSSELIETMEAHSKVCPHIHLPMQSASNKVLYDMERKYTYEHYLGLVSMLRNKIPDINITTDIIVGFPGETEEDFLTTLKAIQQIRFGGLYVFRYSPRPNTKAAAMRDDVPLEEKKRRHAIILEESNKISVEIVSKYVGTAQEVLTEKHENGILQARTRSARKVFIKGGEKDLGRNMNVLIKEAKINSLFGDII from the coding sequence ATGAATTATTTAATAGAGACAATCGGATGTCAGATGAATGTCTGCGATTCCGATATACTAAATTCAGTTCTTTTGTCATATGGCGGTACAAAAGTAAATACTTTGTCCGATGCGGATGTCGTCATTATTAATACTTGCGCAGTACGCGCTCAGGCTGAACAAAAAGCTTTTTCTTTTTTGGGAAGAGTTGACGAGTTTAAAAAGGAAAAAAAGCGCGGTTTGAAAATTGTGGTCGTCGGCTGCATGGCCGAAAGACTCGGGGACAAAATAAAAAGACGTTTTCACGGAATTGACCTCATCATAGGTGCAAAAGACATAGGTAATGCTGCGGTAAGAATACTTGATTTGTGCGGTATGGATAAAAATGTAAAAAGTGAAATACATGGAGAAAAATCAGATATAGTGCGTTATGTGACGATTATGTGCGGCTGTGACAATTACTGCTCTTACTGCATAGTTCCTTCTGTGAGGGGGAAAGAGATAAGCTTTGATTACAAAAATATTATCAACGAATGCAGAGTTATGGCCGGAAATGGAGCCAAAGAAATAATACTTCTGGGACAAAATGTCAATTCTTACCGGTGCGGAGATGTTAATTTCGCTTCTCTGATAAAAAAAGTTTCTGAAATCGATGAAATTCAAAGAATAAGATTTATGACAAATCACCCGAAGGATTTGAGCTCTGAATTAATTGAAACGATGGAGGCACATTCCAAAGTGTGTCCACATATACATCTGCCGATGCAGTCGGCTTCAAATAAAGTTCTGTATGACATGGAGAGGAAATACACTTATGAACATTATCTCGGACTTGTGAGCATGCTCAGAAATAAAATTCCTGATATTAACATTACAACTGACATTATCGTCGGCTTCCCGGGTGAAACGGAAGAAGACTTTCTGACTACTTTAAAAGCCATACAGCAGATACGTTTCGGGGGGTTGTACGTTTTCCGTTATTCTCCGCGACCTAATACGAAAGCAGCGGCCATGCGCGATGATGTGCCTTTGGAAGAAAAGAAAAGGCGGCATGCGATAATACTTGAAGAATCAAACAAAATATCGGTTGAAATAGTGTCAAAATATGTAGGAACCGCACAGGAGGTTTTAACGGAAAAACACGAAAATGGAATTCTGCAAGCAAGAACGAGAAGCGCAAGAAAAGTGTTTATAAAAGGTGGAGAAAAAGATTTGGGAAGAAACATGAATGTTTTGATAAAAGAAGCAAAAATAAATTCTCTTTTCGGCGATATTATATGA
- a CDS encoding lytic transglycosylase domain-containing protein, whose product MKKSKNIKFVILLLLFLLTTWYLLYGLNRIGIFKENIYYNEVRAASLLFNVDPILIESVMKRESNMNPEAISNKGAVGLMQIMPKTALEISEHIIFGDYNENKLTDPSINIMFGAYYLSKLLDYYNNNLILALAAYNAGIGNVDKWLEKDPDIAKKFSKIPFKETRKHVKAIVITYTFHKGALRLKSLMKTKKK is encoded by the coding sequence ATGAAAAAATCTAAAAATATCAAGTTTGTAATTTTGCTTTTATTGTTTTTGCTTACCACATGGTACCTTCTTTACGGGCTTAATCGCATAGGAATCTTTAAAGAAAATATTTATTATAATGAAGTAAGAGCCGCCTCTCTTTTGTTTAACGTAGATCCGATTCTTATTGAATCCGTAATGAAAAGAGAATCTAATATGAATCCTGAAGCGATTTCTAACAAAGGCGCCGTTGGACTTATGCAGATTATGCCAAAAACAGCTCTGGAAATTTCTGAACATATCATTTTCGGCGATTATAATGAAAATAAACTTACCGACCCTTCGATTAACATAATGTTCGGCGCATATTATCTTTCAAAACTTTTGGACTATTACAACAATAATTTGATTCTTGCTCTGGCGGCTTACAACGCTGGCATAGGTAATGTCGATAAGTGGCTTGAGAAAGATCCTGATATAGCAAAAAAGTTTTCAAAAATACCGTTTAAAGAAACAAGAAAACACGTAAAGGCTATTGTTATCACATATACTTTTCATAAAGGAGCGCTACGATTAAAATCTCTTATGAAAACAAAGAAAAAATGA